The segment GGCGGGTGGCCATCGAGGGCTGGACCGAGACCACCGGCACCCTGGCCGTCGATCTGGCGCGGCAGTTCGAGGGCTGCGGGGTGGCGGCCATCAATTTCACCGATATCCAGCGCGATGGGATGCAGACCGGGGTCAACATCGAGGCGACCCGCCGGCTGGCCGAAGCCCTGACGATTCCGGTGGTGGCCTCCGGCGGGGTATCGACCCTGGCCGACATCCAGGTCCTCCTGCCCCTGGCCGCAGCCGGTGTCACCGGCGTGATCGTCGGCCGGGCGCTTTACGCCGGGAGCCTGGATCTTCAGGCCGCCATCCGCCTGCTGCGGGGCGGCGGGCAGGCCTGAACAGCAGCTTGACAAAATGGCCTTCAGGCGTTATTCTACACTATTTCGCAAAAATCCCGACTGTTCCCGAAGGCATTGATCCCTTGGCGCTTTCCGCATCGTGGCGTGAGTATTCCCCCTGTCGTTTCTTCCTGGGAAATGTCCCGGCTGCACCCGGACTAATCCTTTCCGGTTTTCCCCAGAGACCCGTTTTCCGGCCACGGAGGGATAGTTTTTTGGCTGACTTCATCCCGGAAGAAAAAATTTCAGAGATCCGCAATGCCGCCGACATCGTCGAGATCATCTCCGAGGCCGTCGTCCTGAAGAAAACCGGCCGCAATTTTGTGGGCCTGTGTCCGTTTCACGCCGAAAAAACCCCCTCTTTCAGCGTCAATCCGGAAAAGCAGATCTTCTACTGCTTCGGGTGTGCCACCGGTGGCAGCGTTTTTACCTTTTTGATGAAGCACCAGGGCATGACCTTCCCCGAGGCGGTCAAGGCGGTGGCCCAGCGCTGCGGCATCGAGCTGCCCCGGCGCGAGATGACACCTGTGGAGCGCCGCCGTGCCAGCGAGCGCGAGATCCTGCTGGGGGTGAATCGCAAGGCCATGGCCTTTTACAGCGGAATCCTGAAGCACCCCGCCGCGGGCCGCAAGGCACGGGCATATCTTGAAAAACGGGGATTTAAGGCGGCTGTCGTCGATCAGTTCGAACTGGGCTGCGCGCCCGAGGGTTGGGATGCGCTGATCCGCCACTTGGGGGGCGGACGCGAGCGCCTGCAGCTGTTGGAGAAAGCCGGGCTGGTGATCCCCCGCAAAAGCGGCAGCGGCTGCTATGACCGTTTCCGGGACCGGATCATTTTCCCGATTCGCAACGCCGCCCGCCAGGTGATCGCCTTCGGCGGCCGGGTGCTGGACGATGGGCTGCCCAAGTACCTGAACTCCCCGGAAACCCCGATCTACACCAAGGGCCGCTCGCTCTACGGGATCGACCTGGCGCGCGAGCACTGCCGCAAAAGCGAAACCGTATTCGTGGTGGAGGGCTATTTCGATCTTTTGGCCCTGCATCAGCACGGCATTCAAAACGCCGTTGCGACCCTCGGCACGGCCCTCACGCCGGAGCATGTGCGGGTCCTCAGGGGCTGCATCGGCGAGAACGGCACGGTGGTCCTGGTCTACGACTCGGACGCGGCCGGGATCAAGGCCGCCCAGCGCAGCATCGGCGTCTTTGAACAGGGCTACGCCGAGGCCCGCATCTGTGTGCTGCCGCCGGGCCACGACCCCGATTCCTTCATCTTCGAATTCGGCGCCGCGGCCTTTCAGAAGGCGGCCGCCGAAGCACGGGGGATCATGCCGTTTCTGATGGAGGCGGCGGTGACGCGCCACGGCCTTTCGGTGGACGGCAAGGTCCAGATCGTCTCCGAGCTGAGCGCGGCGATCGCGGCGATCCAGGACCCCATGGCCCGTTCGCTCTACATCAAGGACCTGGCCGAACGGATTGGGGTGGATGAAAGTGCCATTCTGGAGCGGGT is part of the Desulfobacteraceae bacterium genome and harbors:
- the dnaG gene encoding DNA primase, yielding MADFIPEEKISEIRNAADIVEIISEAVVLKKTGRNFVGLCPFHAEKTPSFSVNPEKQIFYCFGCATGGSVFTFLMKHQGMTFPEAVKAVAQRCGIELPRREMTPVERRRASEREILLGVNRKAMAFYSGILKHPAAGRKARAYLEKRGFKAAVVDQFELGCAPEGWDALIRHLGGGRERLQLLEKAGLVIPRKSGSGCYDRFRDRIIFPIRNAARQVIAFGGRVLDDGLPKYLNSPETPIYTKGRSLYGIDLAREHCRKSETVFVVEGYFDLLALHQHGIQNAVATLGTALTPEHVRVLRGCIGENGTVVLVYDSDAAGIKAAQRSIGVFEQGYAEARICVLPPGHDPDSFIFEFGAAAFQKAAAEARGIMPFLMEAAVTRHGLSVDGKVQIVSELSAAIAAIQDPMARSLYIKDLAERIGVDESAILERVRGRLGGKAAGGAAAPPQAAGAARRPDRFEVQVAMMMLQYPRILPEIRRRQLLDHFENQALRRVGDMALRWENDPDGFNREIDRTADPEIQRLVASLVLEETPWNHHGCLKLLDQFENSRKNKDRTILEQIKAAEKRGDHEGWLKLLQQKQAQIEKS